A section of the Streptomyces sp. Je 1-369 genome encodes:
- a CDS encoding protein kinase domain-containing protein, with translation MIGQLRESSPPRIGPYETLARLGAGGMGEVFLAVPGPHEPGHSYDLGHPYDPDALVAVKAIRKDIAGDAAFRARFRREISVATSVESPHVARLVAGDADADQPWLATEYVAGPDLAEAVRRHGPLPAASVAVLGAGIARALTAVHAAGALHRDLKPANVLLGADGPKLIDFGVARALGATTMTSTGLLVGTPGFMSPEHVAGGRHVVSASDVFCLASVLAYAATGEDPFGDGPVAAVLYRVARAEARLDGVPEELRELLAACLSREPGERPGAEDVAAGLEALRGEAGEGGVGWPGGVLGGIADIRRDVEQLCASGRPLLPLPPVPDGPAHLATQTPTRTPTALSTPAPGPAPGPGPAAGPGPAAGPTGLPVHGLPTMSSAAPRRGTGRRGAVLTVAAVAVVGAVVGGVLAVLGPDSGADSGSDSGSGSSSGSGSGSGVDAGGGAPGGSAKPGRLSPARLIATAGVDAGGTDDRSGQVPQYAAQRPKGWKPWRAEFGHATMSCSADTEAVVCLLTNGTYEARSTADGHRLWTSDGRDAQDGGVDGEAYISPSGAFFMPGDEQAPTVRGGTAVIAYKGRVQVRDSKTGDVRWTASAPAGKQATSALLTDDHLIVSSEGTIDGTDGPTGATVQAFPVERGGTPVWTYTLSEKTLSKAEEGGYTAVLVHDGLVYADSRDGVVAIDEKKGDRVGGAFDDAQCRSLMADTRGTADRDDDQLLCTHVLNGTGDIDDPTADPQTRVTRLDARTLAPEGNFGFKAPPTGPDGHPAPDITVSAVSPGAAVAYDTAGEKLLVADAKNGRIIRREPISVVDHTVERPVSSGALLIGDRALTADNTTLRTVPLTAAGEVRSMRVPGAPGNRVTKPPEDQGTVVADQPKPPTVLPLGGVATIVYDQGTVVSVELPS, from the coding sequence ATGATCGGGCAGCTGCGGGAGTCGTCCCCGCCGCGCATAGGGCCGTACGAGACGCTGGCGCGGCTCGGCGCGGGCGGCATGGGCGAGGTGTTCCTCGCGGTGCCGGGACCGCACGAACCTGGCCACTCCTACGACCTGGGCCACCCCTACGACCCGGACGCGCTCGTCGCCGTGAAGGCCATCCGCAAGGACATCGCGGGCGACGCGGCGTTCCGCGCCCGGTTCCGGCGCGAGATATCCGTCGCGACGTCCGTGGAGAGCCCGCACGTGGCCCGGCTGGTCGCGGGCGACGCGGACGCCGACCAGCCGTGGCTCGCCACGGAGTACGTCGCCGGGCCCGACCTCGCCGAAGCGGTACGACGTCACGGCCCGCTGCCCGCCGCCTCCGTCGCCGTGCTCGGCGCGGGGATCGCCCGCGCGCTGACCGCGGTGCACGCGGCCGGCGCCCTGCACCGCGACCTCAAGCCCGCGAACGTCCTGCTCGGCGCGGACGGCCCCAAGCTCATCGACTTCGGGGTGGCGCGGGCGCTCGGCGCGACCACGATGACCTCGACCGGCCTGCTCGTCGGCACGCCCGGCTTCATGTCCCCCGAGCACGTCGCGGGCGGCCGCCATGTGGTGTCCGCCTCCGACGTGTTCTGCCTGGCGTCGGTCCTCGCGTACGCGGCGACGGGCGAGGACCCGTTCGGTGACGGCCCGGTGGCGGCGGTCCTGTACCGCGTGGCGCGGGCGGAGGCACGGCTGGACGGCGTGCCGGAGGAGTTGCGTGAGCTGCTCGCCGCGTGTCTGTCGCGCGAGCCCGGGGAGCGGCCGGGGGCGGAGGACGTGGCGGCGGGTCTTGAGGCGTTGCGGGGGGAGGCGGGTGAGGGCGGAGTCGGCTGGCCCGGTGGCGTTCTCGGCGGCATCGCCGACATCCGGCGTGACGTCGAGCAGTTGTGTGCTTCGGGGCGGCCGCTGCTGCCTCTGCCGCCGGTGCCCGACGGTCCCGCCCACCTCGCGACGCAGACCCCCACGCGTACCCCCACGGCGCTGAGCACGCCCGCGCCGGGGCCCGCGCCGGGGCCGGGGCCCGCGGCGGGGCCGGGGCCCGCGGCGGGGCCGACCGGGCTGCCCGTCCACGGGCTGCCCACCATGAGCTCCGCGGCGCCCCGGCGCGGGACCGGGCGTCGCGGTGCCGTTCTCACCGTGGCCGCCGTGGCCGTGGTGGGCGCCGTCGTGGGCGGGGTGCTCGCCGTGCTGGGGCCCGACTCCGGCGCCGACTCCGGTTCGGATTCCGGTTCCGGTTCCAGTTCCGGTTCTGGATCCGGCTCCGGCGTCGACGCGGGCGGTGGCGCCCCCGGCGGGTCCGCGAAGCCGGGCCGCCTCTCCCCCGCTCGGCTCATCGCCACCGCCGGAGTCGACGCGGGCGGCACCGACGACCGCAGCGGTCAGGTCCCGCAGTACGCGGCGCAGCGCCCCAAGGGCTGGAAGCCGTGGCGTGCCGAGTTCGGGCACGCGACGATGAGTTGCTCGGCGGACACCGAGGCGGTCGTGTGTCTGCTGACCAACGGCACGTACGAGGCGCGCAGCACCGCCGACGGGCACCGGCTGTGGACCTCCGACGGCCGCGACGCGCAGGACGGCGGCGTGGACGGCGAGGCGTACATCAGTCCGTCCGGGGCGTTCTTCATGCCGGGCGACGAACAGGCGCCGACCGTGCGCGGCGGGACAGCCGTCATCGCGTACAAGGGCCGCGTGCAGGTACGTGACTCGAAGACCGGCGACGTGCGGTGGACGGCGAGCGCCCCGGCGGGCAAGCAGGCCACGTCCGCCCTGCTCACCGACGACCACCTGATCGTCTCCTCCGAAGGCACGATCGACGGCACGGACGGGCCGACGGGCGCCACGGTGCAGGCGTTCCCCGTCGAGCGCGGCGGCACCCCCGTGTGGACGTACACCCTCAGTGAGAAGACGCTCTCCAAGGCGGAGGAGGGCGGCTACACCGCCGTACTCGTCCACGACGGCCTGGTCTACGCCGACTCCCGGGACGGCGTCGTCGCGATCGACGAGAAGAAGGGCGACCGCGTGGGCGGCGCCTTCGACGACGCCCAGTGCCGCTCCCTCATGGCCGACACCCGCGGAACCGCGGACAGGGACGACGACCAGCTCCTCTGCACCCACGTGCTCAACGGCACCGGCGACATCGACGACCCGACCGCCGACCCGCAGACCCGCGTCACCCGCCTGGACGCCCGCACGCTCGCCCCCGAAGGCAACTTCGGCTTCAAGGCCCCTCCGACGGGGCCGGACGGACACCCCGCCCCGGACATCACGGTGAGCGCGGTGTCGCCCGGCGCGGCCGTCGCGTACGACACGGCAGGCGAGAAGCTGCTCGTCGCCGACGCGAAGAACGGCAGGATCATTCGCCGCGAGCCGATCTCCGTGGTCGACCACACCGTCGAGCGGCCCGTGTCCTCCGGCGCGCTCCTCATCGGCGACCGCGCCCTGACCGCCGACAACACCACGCTGCGGACGGTGCCGCTGACGGCTGCGGGCGAGGTCCGCTCCATGCGGGTCCCCGGCGCCCCGGGCAACCGCGTCACGAAGCCGCCGGAGGACCAGGGCACGGTGGTCGCCGACCAGCCGAAGCCGCCGACCGTCCTGCCGTTGGGCGGGGTCGCGACGATCGTGTACGACCAGGGGACGGTCGTGTCGGTCGAGCTGCCTTCCTGA
- a CDS encoding carboxylesterase/lipase family protein yields the protein MAADADRPHPTVMTAHGPVRGERRATGTRFLGIPYAAPPVGDLRFAAPVLPDPWTAPLDATAYGPTAQRRGFGDGATIPEPSVPGAGILNLNVFTPGPDPEAALPVLFWIHGGGYVAGSAASPWYDGTAFNRDGVVLVSVGYRLGIEGFLHLRDAPDNRGVRDWIAALEWVRDNIAGFGGDPAKVTVAGQSAGGGAVQTLLATPAARGLFRAAISMSGSLIEPQERRVGPAVAELFTGRTGLPATAAALRDLSDGRLLELQDALSAPGPDRDRLPGPLLGPVADGRLVPRPVRTELTDGDLAADVPLLIGYTRHEFDEFGGQELTDLVFRRPALAVARARAARGHPTWLYEFVWPSPVPGARHGLAFHCLDLPFAFDLLHAEGVTAAAGAAPPQALADAMHGAWTAFVRDLDPGADSFPGGFHWSS from the coding sequence ATGGCCGCCGACGCAGACCGCCCGCACCCGACCGTCATGACAGCGCACGGCCCCGTCCGCGGCGAGCGGCGGGCCACCGGGACCCGGTTCCTGGGCATCCCCTACGCCGCACCGCCCGTCGGCGACCTCCGCTTCGCGGCACCCGTCCTGCCGGACCCGTGGACCGCGCCACTGGACGCCACCGCGTACGGGCCGACCGCGCAACGCCGCGGCTTCGGCGACGGGGCCACCATTCCGGAGCCGTCGGTCCCCGGCGCGGGCATTCTCAACCTGAACGTCTTCACGCCCGGCCCGGACCCGGAGGCGGCGCTGCCCGTCCTGTTCTGGATCCACGGCGGCGGCTACGTCGCGGGGTCCGCGGCGAGCCCCTGGTACGACGGGACCGCGTTCAACAGGGACGGCGTCGTCCTCGTGTCGGTCGGCTACCGGCTCGGCATCGAGGGCTTCCTGCACCTGCGCGATGCGCCGGACAACCGCGGCGTACGCGACTGGATCGCCGCCCTGGAATGGGTGCGCGACAACATCGCGGGATTCGGCGGCGATCCCGCCAAGGTGACGGTCGCCGGGCAGTCGGCGGGCGGCGGCGCCGTCCAGACGCTGCTCGCGACGCCGGCCGCCCGCGGTCTGTTCCGCGCGGCGATATCCATGTCCGGCTCGCTCATCGAGCCGCAGGAGCGCCGGGTCGGCCCGGCCGTGGCCGAGCTGTTCACCGGGCGCACGGGCCTGCCCGCCACGGCTGCGGCCCTCCGTGACCTGTCCGACGGGCGACTCCTCGAACTCCAGGACGCGCTGAGCGCGCCGGGCCCGGACAGGGACCGGCTGCCAGGACCGCTGCTCGGGCCGGTCGCCGACGGGCGGCTCGTCCCCCGGCCGGTCCGCACCGAGCTCACCGACGGCGACCTGGCGGCCGATGTGCCGCTGCTCATCGGGTACACCCGGCACGAGTTCGACGAGTTCGGCGGCCAGGAGCTGACCGACCTCGTCTTCCGGCGCCCCGCCCTCGCGGTGGCGCGGGCCCGCGCCGCACGCGGGCACCCCACTTGGCTCTACGAGTTCGTGTGGCCCTCACCCGTACCGGGCGCCCGGCACGGGCTCGCCTTCCACTGCCTCGACCTGCCCTTCGCCTTCGACCTGCTCCACGCCGAAGGCGTCACCGCCGCCGCGGGGGCCGCCCCGCCCCAGGCCCTCGCCGACGCGATGCACGGCGCCTGGACCGCGTTCGTCCGCGACCTCGACCCGGGCGCCGACTCGTTCCCCGGAGGCTTCCACTGGAGTAGCTGA